In the genome of bacterium SCSIO 12827, the window GAACGGACGCTCGCCATCGCCCAGCGTATCAAGATGCGCAACCCGGAATTGGGCTATTCACCTTATCTGGAACCCTACCTGCGCGGCGTGCTGAAGGCCGCTAAGGACGCCGGCGTGCGTATCGTCGCCAACCTGGGCAACGCCAACCCGCTGGGCGGCGCCCGCAAGACCCTGGAGATCGCGAAGGAGCTCGGCATCGAAGGCCTGCGCGTCGCCGTGGTGCTGGGCGACGACCTGTTGGGCTTCATGACCGCCGAGGACGTTGCCGGCCTGCCGACCATCGAAGGCGTGACCATCGACGGCAAGGAAATCGTCGCTGCGAACGCCTATCTGGGGGCGCGGCCCGTGGCTGAGGCCTTGACCCTCGGCACGGACGTGGTGCTGGTCGGACGCACGACGGACGCGGCCTTGGTTCTGGGTCCGCTGATCCATGAATTCGGCTGGGCGGAAGACGATTGGGACCGCCTCGCCGCCGGCACCTTGGCGGGGCATTTGCTGGAATGCGGTGGTCAGGTCACGGGCGGATATTTCTGTGACCCCGGGTTCAAGGACGTGCCGGGCATGGACGAACTGGGGTTCCCCATCGGCGAGATCGGTGCCGACGGCACCATCGTCATCACCAAGGCCGAGAACACGGGCGGGCTGGTGACCAAGGCCACGGTGACGGAACAGATCCTTTACGAAATGCACGACCCGGCGGCTTATCTGACGCCGGACGTGGCGCTGGACGTCACCGGCGTGACCCTGGCCGACGACGGCAAGGACCGGGTGCGCGTCCTGGGCGCCAAGGGCCATCCGCCGCCGGACACACTGAAAGTCACCGTCTCCGCCGACGGCGGCTGGCTGGGCGAGGCTGAATTGACCTATGCCGGGCCCAATGCGCTCGCCCGCGCCAACCTTGCCGCCGACATCGTGCGCAAGCGCTTGGCCAGCCGCGGCGTCAAAGACCCCGTGCGGGTCGAAATCGTGGGCGCCGGAGCCGCCTTCGACAACGACGCGTCGGACCGCCAGCGCGGCGCCAATATGCCCCTGGATGGCGAATACCGCCTACGCGCCGCCGTGCGCACGGACGACAAGGCGACGGCGCAATACGTGAACGACGAAGTGCTGAGCCTGTTCTGCCCCGGCCCGGCGGGGGGCGGCGGCTATCGCTGCTCGATCACCGGGCAGGTCAACACGGCCTCCGTCCTGGTGCCGCGCGGCCCGGTCGAGGCCCAGGCAAAAGCCGAAGAGGTGACGGCATGAGCGATACGCTAACCCTTCCCCTTCACGCCGTGGCCCACGGCCGCGCCGGTGACAAGGGCAACCGGTCCAACATCTCCGTCGTTGCCTACCTGCCCGACGCCTTCGCCTTTCTTCGCGATCAGGTGACGGAACAGAAGGTGCTGGACCTGTTCCGCCACAAGGGCGCGACCCAGGTCACGCGTTATGAATTGGCGAACCTGAACGCGCTGAATTTCGTCATCGACGACGCGCTCGAAGGCGGCGTCAATTCCGCCCTGACCCAGGACCTGCACGGCAAGACCTTGTCGTTCCTGCTGCTGGGTGAGATCGAGGTCACGGTGCCGCGAAGCTGCGTGCCGGCGGGGTCGCGCTATCTGGCCGACTGATCCAGATTTATGGCGGCTGCCGCGTCAAGCCCGCCGTTGAGGAATTCCGCGTTGTCCTGGATCAAGGTCTTCAGGAAACTATGCACGTTGCGGATGCGCGGAATGTGTTCCAGATCATCGTGCATGCTGAGCCAGAAATCACGCTTCACACACAGGCGGTCCCCCAGCACCCGTTCCAGGCGCGGGTCCTGATCGGCGACGAAGGTCGGCTGCATGGAAATGCCCATGCCCGCCGCCGCCGCGTGATACTGGGCAACCAGGCTGGTCGAACGGAACACGATGTTCTGGTCGCGCAGCACGTCCGACATCCACCGCACCGCCGGGATCGCCACCAATTCGTCGATATAGTCGATGAACCGGTGATTTTTCAGGTCTTCGATCGTCTGCGGGCGGCCGTAGCGGTCCAGGTAGTCCTTGGACGCGTAAAGGAACAACGCGAACTCGCCGATCTTTTCGCTGGTGATGCGATGGCCGCTCGGCCGGGGAAAGCTGATCAGAACATCGGCCTCGCGCTTCGACAGGTTGACCCAGTGGGAGGCCGTGACCAGTTCCACGTTTATCGACGGATGCTGTTCATAAAGCGCCAACATGCGGGGCGCCAGATACAGACTGCCGAGGGCTTCCATGGTCGCCACGCGGATGGTGCCCCTGACTTCGGCCGTCTCGCCGCTGAAGGTCGTGGCGATCTGGGCGATATGGGCCTCGATGCCCTCGGCCTCGCGCAGCAGGTCCTCGCCCCTGTCGGTCAGCAGGAAGCCGCCCGGGGTGCGCTCGAACAGCTTGGCGCCCAGCGCCGCCTCCAGCGTCTTGATCCGCCGCCCGACGGTGGAATGGGTCAGCGACAGCGACCGCGCCGCATGGCTGAGAGAGCGGTGACGCACCAAGGCCAGGAACAACGCAATGTCGTCCCAGTCAAAGCGGGACAGCTCCGAAGCATAGGCGCGCGGTTTAGGTTCCGGCTTGGTCACGGGACGGTTCTCCTAGAATGGAGGGAAACTTTACCCCGCCGCGGCCTCGTCCTCCAGAGCGCCGGCTTCGAGGGCCGCAAACGGGACGGCGCGCCCTTCCCCGCCGATATCGTCGAACTGGGCCGGCGCCTGATCGCGCCGCCGCACGGTCAGCCCGAACACGTCGTAGCGGTTGTAGTAGCCGGACACGTCATGGAACTGTTTGGGCACGATGCAGTCGTCCAGATCAATCTGCTCGATCAACAATTGATCCTCGTCCTTCGAACTTTCGGTGATGGCCAGGCCGCTGGGCCCGACGATCATGGACACACCCGGGGGCGATTCCTTGACGATGCGCAGCGCATCGCCGTTGATTTGGGAAATGATCTCGTAGGCTGTGTCGTCCAGGCGCGCGGCGCAGACGATGTTGAACACCTTGCCCTCAAACGAATGGGCCGCCGCGCGGATGCGGTTGGCCGATGCCAGGTCGTAGCGGTCGTTGGCCGACGGCTCATGGGTCGGCCATACGGGCGGGTAACTGGAAATATGAATCTGTTCGCCCTGGGCGATCAGGCTGAAGCGTGCAAGCGGGTTCGTATTTTCGCCGCAAATCAGCGCGCCGACACGGCCAAGCGGCGTATCGACCACACGCAGGCCCGCCCCGTCGCCGTTCGACCACACCAGCTTTTCATAGAACGTGGGGACCAGCTTTCGGTGATGGTTGAGGATCGAGCCGTCGGCACCGATCAGCAGATTGGTGTTCCAGATGCAGCCGACGCTGCGGTCCGTGGACTCGCTGATGCCGATCGACACGATCATGCCCGTGTCGCGTGCCGCCGAGCAGATCTTCAAAATCTCCGGCCCCGGCACGCGGATCGACTGGCTGACGAACCGTTTGAACAGGTCGTGGTTATGGATCGGCGCCGCCAGCGCCGGCCACACGGGAAATCCGGGCACGAAGGATTCCGGAAAGGCGATCAACTGCACTCCTTCCGCCGCCGCCTTGTGGATGTAGTCGCAAACCTTGTCGACGGTTGCGCGAGCATCGAGGTAGACCGGCGCCAAATGGGCCGCCGCGACCGTGATTTTCTGGTTCATAATCGGTCTCGTGTTGTCGCAAGGGTGCGCCGGCCGTCTCCCTGTGGCGCGGGGAGAAAAACGCAGGTAGAGACGGCCGGCCCCTTGCGGGGTTTCAGGTACCGCAGGCGTGGACTAGAGCTTGTGCGTGCGGAAGTCGTAGCGCGGCGGCAATTTCGCCATCAGGTCCTCGCGGGGAATGCGCTTTTTGAGGACGAACTTGGAGTCTTCGACGCGGCTCATGTAGCAGTCGATCATGCCGCTGTGGTCTTCGGCGCGCAGGATCTTCGAGCCCTGCGGATGGGCCAGGGAGTTCTCCATCTTCAGACCTTCGAGCGCTTCGATCACACCGGGCGTATCCTTGTCGCTCTGCCAGCCTGAGGCCTCGATGGCGGCCTTGAGCGCGAAGAAGTTTTCGTAGCTCTGCCAAGCGTGGCTTTTGGCCATGACCTTGCCGGAGCTTTCTTCCTTCGCATAGACCGGATCGACGCCCATCATCTCGATGAACTTGGCGTGGTATTCGTCGTTCTTGAATTCCAGCGGACGCGGGAAATTCTCGAGGAAGTAGACCCCTTCGGTGGCGCCATTGATGTCGCGGGGGTCGATCGCCTCGATCGTCCCGGACACGGAATACATCTTCATCTTTTCGTCCAGGCGCATGGACTTGGACTGCGTGTAGAATGCGACCGACAAGGCGCCGAAGAACACCGAGAACAGGACTTCCGTTTCTTCCGGAATGCGCGCCAGGTAGGGCACCAGATCCTTGGTGCCGAGCGGCACGGCGATCGGGTCGTTGACCTTGCCGCCGGCGGCTTCGATCAGCTTGCGGTGTTCCTGGTGATGGCTATGGCCCCAGGCGTAATCGGGGAAGATCATGGTCCAGTTCTTGCCCAGATTTTCCATCGCCCAGGGCACCCCGGCAGCGGCCAGGGCATACGTGTCGGTACCGGTACGGAAGCTGTAGCGCGAGCCCTTGGAGCCCGTCGCCTCGGTCGCCTCACCGGCCGAGAAATAGGGCGTCTTCAATTCCGTGGCGATGGGGATCGAGGCCAGCATGATGCCCGAGTGGACGGAGCCGACGACGAACGACGCCTTCTGCCGCTGAATCAGCGAGCGCAACTTGCGGGCACCTGCGGCCGGGTTCGATTCCGTGTCGGCGACGGCCAGTTCGACCTTGCGCCCGGCGATGCCGCCGCCTTCATTGATCACCTTGACTGCCGCCTGGGCGCATTTGTCATGCCAGTACCCCCAGGATGAAAACCCGCCGGTCAGTTCGCACTGATGGCCGATCACGATGGGGCCCGATGCCTTGGCGAAGGCGTTATGGGTAATCCCGAAATAAGCCGTCGTCGCGGCAGCACCGCCCGCCAGGGCGGTCTGCAGGAAGGATCGCCGGGTCTGGCCCGAACGGGGCGCCTTGGCCGGCTTCGATTTCACGTCTTTGGTCATTTTTCTGTCTCCAGCTGGGTTGTGACGGATCGTCGTGAAGCCCCGCCTTCATCGGCGGTTGTTAAACGGTGACCCCGAGATATCGGTGCAGGGTCTCCTTATCGTCTTTAAGGTCCTGGGCGGTGGCCTGATGCACGACGGCCCCCTTCTCCATGATGTAGATGCGAGAGCACAGACGGAGTGCCGTCTTGATGTTCTGCTCGACCAGCAGGATCGACATGCCGGCGTCGTTGACCGCCTTGATCTCGCGGCGGATGTCCTGGACCAGGATCGGCATGATGCCCTCGGTCGGCTCGTCCAGGATCAGCAGCCTGGGTTGCATGACGAGGCAGCGCGCGATGGCGAGCATCTGCTGCTCACCGCCGGATAGCGTTCCGCCCGGCTGGCTCAGGCGTTCCTTGAGGCGGGGAAAACGGTCGAACACATAATCAAAGACCTGCGACGGCGGCGCCTTGGTCAGTCCGATCTCCAGGTTCTCCTTCACGGACAACGAGGGAAAAATGCCCCGCCCCTGCGGCACATAACCGATCCCGGTGCCGGGAATGGTATGCGGTGCGATATCGGTCAGGTTGCGGCCGTCGAATATGATCTCGCCGCCGGTCGCCTTGACAAGGCCCATGATGGTTTTCAGGGTCGTCGTCTTGCCCACGCCGTTGCGACCCAGGAGCCCGACCGCTTCGCCGGATTGCACCTGCAGCGACGTCCCTTGCAGGACGTGGACCTTGCCGTAATGGGCGTGGACGGCGTTCAGCTCAAGCATCGTCATCCCCCAGGTAGGCCGCGCGGACGTCGGCGTTTTCGGAAATCTCGGCCGGTGTGCCGCGCGCCAGCACGGTGCCCAGCGCCATGACGATGATGTCGTCGGAAATGTCGAACACGACCTCGATGTCGTGTTCGATGATCACGATGTCGATGCGCTTGGACAGTTCGCGGATTTTCTCGACGGTACGTTCCGTCTCGGCCGGGCCCATGCCGCAGATCGGTTCGTCCAGCAGCAACAGTTTCGGTTCGGTCGCCAGCGCGATGCCGATTTCCAGCAGCGCCACGTCACCGTAGGACAGGTTGGCGGCCTCCTGCCCTGCCAGATGGGTCAATTGCAGTTCCTCAAGCAAGGCATCCGCCCGCTCGTTCGCCGCCCGGCAGGCCTTCATGGCGGTGAACGGCCGGAACACACCAAGGCGGGATTGCGCCGCGATCCATAGATTCTCGCGCACGGTCATGCCGTGAAACACGCTTTTGATCTGCAGCGTGCGCGCCAGACCCAGGCGGCTGATCTCATGCACGGAGCAGTCCGTGATGTCCTGGCCCATGAAGCGGATGGCGCCGGCCGATGGGGTCAGAATGCCGGTGACGACATTGAACAGCGTCGTCTTGCCCGCCCCGTTGGGGCCGATGACCGCCGTCAGCTTGCCGCTGTCGACCGTGGCATGAACACCGCCCAATGCGGCCAATCCGCCAAAATGTTTCTCGATGCCGTCGATTTCCAGGATCGGGGTCGCGGTCATGGCTTGTCCTCCCCTTTCGCATCGGTACTAGGTGGGGGCGTTTCCGGGCGCGCGATGCGGCGGACCAGGGCCTGCCACAGGCCGCCCAGGCCCTTGGGCGCGAAGATCACGACCAGAATGACGATGATGCCGACCAGGATCAGATAGTGTTCCCAGGCGTGGGACAATTCTTCACGCAGGACGATCAGCAGCGAGGTCCCGACCACGGGACCAAGCAGCGTGCCCGCCCCGCCGATGATGGCCCAGACTACGGCCTCCCCCGACACGTGATAGAACATGTAGGAGGCCGAGGCGTAGCGGCCGAAGAAGGCGAACAGCGCCCCCGCGGTCCCGGCGATGAAGCCGGCGATGACGAAGGCGGTCAGGCGGATCAGATAGACGTTGAGCCCGATCAGCGCGGCGCGATGGTCGTTTTCCTTGACCGCGCGAAAGGCCGAACCAAGCGGGCTTTTCAGGATCACCCCCATCAGTGCATAGCAGATGCCGACGACGGTGATGATGAAGTAGTACTGAATCGTGGGGTCGGTCAGCGACAGTTCCCACTCGCCGATGCTGACGATCGGCGGCATGGTGAACGACAGGCCGTCGTCGCCGCCGGTCAGCGGCTTCCACGACAGGGCCGCGAAATAGAAGATCAGCGAGAACACGACGGTGATGATCGCGAAGTAATGCCAGGTCAGGCGCACGGCGAGCGCCCCCGCGACCACGGCCATGGCCGTCGCCATGACGATGCCGAGCCCGAAGGCGGGCCAGAAGCCCAGCCCCAGCTTGGCCACGCCGATGGCGACCCCGTACATGCCCATGCCGAAGAACAGGGCCTGACCAAAGGACAGCAGACCGACATAGCCGAACAGCAGGTTCACGCTGGCCGCCAGCAACGACCAGATCAGCATCTCGGCGTAGATATCGACCCAGAAGCTGTCGACCAGGAACGGCAGGAACCACGGCGCCGTGAGGGTCAGCAGGGCCACCACGACAAGCCCCAGACGATTGATTGCCGCCGCCGTCATCGGGTCGACCCCGAGAAGATACCGTGCGGACGGACCAGCAGAACGGCGCTCATCAGGCAGAGCGAGCCGATGCGGGCCAGGGTCGGGTCCGTGAAGCTGGCCATCACCCCTTCGAAGAAGGCGAGCATGACCGCCGCCGCGACGGTGCCCTCCAGATTGCCGAGGCCGCCGATGATGACGGCCATGAAGCAGAACGGCAGGATATCGACACCGGCCTGGAAATCGACGGTGGTGATCGGGCCCGCGACGACGCCGCCGAGGGATGCCATGGCGAAGCCGATGGCGAAGGTCACCATGTAGACACGGCGGGCCGGGATGCCCATGGCCGTTGCCGTTTCCGGATCGAAGCGCACGGCGCGCATCCAGGTGCCCAGCTTGGTGCGGTGCAGGAACAGGAAGAAACAGCCGATGGCGGCGATCGACAACAGAGCCGCAAACAGGCGGTAGACCTCATATTCCAGGCCGAACAGCGGCACCGTTTCCTCGATGGGGGCCGTCAGGCGAGCCGGCGTCGCGCCGAAGGTCGCCCGTACGCTTTCCTGCAGGATGATCGACAACCCGAAGGTCGCGACGATGGACAGCGCCGCCGCATTCTTGATCGGTTGGATCACCGTGTATTCGATCACGGCGCCGATGGCGAAGCCCAGGATCGGCACGATGGCGAATGCCAGCCAGTAGTTGCCCGTTGTATCGAACACGAACCAGGCCAGAACCGTGCCGACCATGAAGAAATCGCCGTGCGCGATGTTGATGATGTCGAGAAGCCCGAAGATGATCGACAGCCCCAGGGCGATCAGTGCGATGATCAGCCCCCAAACGATGCCGTTCATCCCAAGTGCGATGACAAGTTCCATGCCGTGTTGGCCCCCTTGTGAACACCCGTTTTTTGGTGCGTGTTACGGAAACGGTGCCTTGAATTAATTTGAACGGCAATTCGAAATTTTTGCACGTATCTGTGCAAAAATAATCAGATATCTCTTTCAGAGATCATAGCTATGTATTCGCGCACAGGTCATAAAAAGCCGCAACGCAGGACAAGCCATTGGAATTAAGGAAGTATTTTCCGCGACCCAAGCCGACGATCGGCGCTACCGGGCGGTTATTTGCCGCACAGGATCGCCCCGTAACGAAGGACAAACAGGGTAAATGCCGCGCACCAAAGACCCCCCGACAGGGTCAGCATCAGGTGATAATCGCCCGCAAAGGGCGCCAGGACTCGGGTCGCCGCGGCCAGGAACACGAAGATATAGACAGCCGCCGTGGCACCGTCGGCGGCCAGTGCGCGACCCGTATGCCCCAGGGTCGCCCGGGTCATCACGGCCAGCACCATGCCGCCCATGGCGCCTGCCGTCAGGGCATGCAGACCCGCCGTTTGCGGAATATCGTCGGCAAACCCGGCCGCCCCCATAAATAGAAGTCCAACCGGAATCCAGATGTATCCGGCATGCAGGCTCCAGACCAGGGGATCCCGCAGGCAGGCCGCGCCCTTCCAACGCCCCAGCCGGATGACATGCAGTCCGCCGGCGGCCAAAAGGACATAGGCCGTCACCGCGTGATCCGGCACGGCGACCCAGCCCGCCAGGGCGACCAGGGTCGCCAATAACACGCCACGGTCGAATCCGCCGAACGGCGTCGGTCGCGCGATATCGGGTCGGTTCTTCGCCAACCAATTACCCGTGAAACTGGGGATGATTCGCCCCCCGACCAGGCAGATCAGCATGACGATCACGGCAACACCCAGGCGCGCACCGATTCCGTCGGGCAATGCCACGCCCGCCGCCTCGGCATGAACCAGGCCGTTGGCGACCGCCAGAACACCGACCGCACCGACAATCGGCAGGTTGCGCCAGTTGCGCCCGGCAAGAATTTCGCGGAGCGCCACCGCCATCAAGGCGGGCAGAAACGCGCCGTCGATCATCGCGGCGGGCAGCACGCCAAGGACCGCGCTGTAGGCCACCGCCGCACGCCCGGCCAGCCACAGCCCGAACAGGGCGATCAGCCCCCAGCCCTGCAGCGGCATCCGCCCGGTCCAGTTGGGAATGGCGGTCAACAGAAACCCGGTCACCACGGCGGCGATAACGCCGAACGTCATTTCATGGGCATGCCATTGAACAGCCGGAAAGACCGTGCGAACCGCGATGTCACCGGACAGAACGGCAACCCATAACGCGACGTAAACCACCGCCGACAGCCCCGCCGCCAGGAAGAACGGCCGAAACCCTTGCTTGAACAATGCCGGACCGGACCATTCCGCGTACCGTGGGATGGCTTCCGAATTCGCGATCCTGATGGCCATGTTGCGTCTCCTCGCTTGCCAACGGGCGCCCGCGGGGCCCGTTGGACTGTCATGCCCCGCCTGCGCCGATCATGTGGCCTTCGCCGACCGCAAGTTCAAGTTGAAGACGAACGCCGCCACGACTGCGACTATGGCGCAGGTCGGCGGGCCGCGACTTGATGAATCTCAAGCCGCGCCGTCAATTTTCCGGGATCTCGGGGGGAGGATGGTACGCGCTGCAGGGATCGAACCTGCGACCTACTGATTAAAAGTCAGTTGCTCTACCAACTGAGCTAAGCGCGCATATCGGTTTTCGGGGCCTTCACCGGGCGGTGCCCGGCAAGGCAGGCGGGAAATTACGGGCCAAAGGCCCCTAGGTCAACGCTGTATACCGCTTTTTTCCAGGTTTTCGCACGACGCCCGGGCGGATAGGCGTCAGTCGGCCGCGTTCTTGCGCTCCGCGAAGCGCACCATCAGCTGTTCCTTGACCGTCGGCGAGACGAAATGGCCGACATCGCCGCCGAGGGAGCCGATTTCCTTGACGAACCGGGACGAAATGAACTGATGGCGTTCCGACGCCATAAGGAACACGGTTTCAACCTTGGGATTGAGGCGGGCGTTCATGCCCGCCATCTGGAATTCGTATTCGAAATCGGACACGGCGCGCAGCCCGCGAACGATGAGCGATGCGCCAACCTGACCGACGAATTCCATCAGCAGATTGTCGAAGGGCTTTACCTCGACCCGCGCCGCGATCCCGGGGTCGAGGGCCGCGATTTCGGCCTCCAACATGGCGACCCGTTCCTCAAGCGTGAACAAAGGCCCCTTGCCCGCGTTGACGGCGACGGCGACGACCAGTTCGTCTACCACCCGGCCCCCCCGCGTGATGATGTCCATATGTCCCTTGGTCACCGGGTCAAAGGTGCCGGGGTAAACGCCGCGATGACCTGGCATCAGGGCTGCTCCTCTTCAGGGGCCTCGGGAGAATCGTCCGGGGCATCGGCTGATGCTTCTTCCGGCGCGGAATCGGACGGTTCGGCGGTTTCGCCCTCGCCGTCTTCCAGGTCGTCGTCGTCTTCGCCATCGTCCTGCACATCGCGCAGACGCGACACGGAGACCACGTGTTCGTCCTCTGCCGTATTGAACACCCGCACACCGCGCGATGACCGCGAATAGATGGAAATGCCATCCACGGGCACGCGGATGATCTGGCCGCCGTTGGACACCATGACAAGCTGGTCTTCCTCCAGCACGCCGAAGGCGGCGACCACGCGGGCGTCGGGCTTGCCCGCGCGTTCCACGTTGATGTTGCCGACCCCCTGCCCGCCGCGCCCGGAAATCCGGTACTCATAGGCGGACGTGCGCTTGCCGTAGCCGTCATCGGTCAAGGTCAGGATGAACTGGTCGTTCTCGACCATTTCAGCGAACTTGGGTTCTTCCAGACGGGCCGCCAGTTCCTCGTCACGGGCCTTGTCCTCGGGCCGCTCCGAATAATCGCCGGACTTCAGGCGCCGGGCCGCGTTGCGGGCCTGCAGATAGGCGTCGCGATCTTCCGTGTCGACCTTCACATGGCGGACCACGGAAAGCGCGATCAGTTCGTCCCCCTTGGGCAGGCGCATGCCGCGCACGCCGTGGGACGAACGGCCGGAGAATACCCGCACGTCGGGAACGGGGAAGCGGATGCACTTGCCGCCGGCGGCCGACAGCAGAATATCGTCGTCTTCCGTACAGACACGCACACGGACCAACTTGTCCTCCGCATAATCGCCTTCGAACTTCATGGCGATCTTGCCGTTGGAGCGCACATCCGTGAAATCGGACAACGCATTCCGCCGCACATAGCCGGACGCCGTGGCGAACATCACGAACAGATCGCCCCAGGTTTCCTCGTCCTCGGGCAGCGGCATGACGGTGGAAATCGTCTCGCCCTCTTTCAGCGGCAGCAGGTTGATGAACGCCTTGCCGCGCGCCTGCGGCGTGCCGACGGGCAAGCGATACACCTTCATCTTGTAGACCATGCCCGCGGAAGAGAAGAACAGCATGGGCGTGTGCGTATTGGCGACGAACACCTGGCTGACGAAATCCTCGTCGCGGGTCGCCATGCCCGACCGCCCCTTGCCGCCGCGCCGCTGCGCGCGGTAGGTCGACAGCGGCACGCGCTTCACATAGCCCGCGTTGGTCACGGTGACGACCATGTCCTCGCGCTGGATCAGATCCTCGAGGTCATGTTCGAACTCGTCGTCTTCCAGCGTCGTCCGCCGGGGGTCGGCGAACTTCTCGCTCATTTCGACCAGTTCGTCGCGCAACAGCTTGAACAGCATTTCGCGCGAGGCGAGCAGTTCCAGGTAATGGCTGATCTGGGCACCCAGTTCCTTCAGGTCGCCGCCGATCTTGTCCCGCTCCAACCCGGTCAGGCGGTGCAGGCGCAGTTCCAGGATCGCCCGGGCCTGTTCCTCCGACAGCTTGTAAACGCCGTCGACCACGGCGCGGCCGGGCTCGTCCAGTAGGCGGATCATGGGTTCGATCTCGTCAGCCGGCCAATCGCGGGCCATCAACTGCTCGCGCGCCGTCTGCGGATCCTTGGCGGCGCGGATCAGGGCGATGACTTCGTCGATGTTGACCACGGCGACGGCCAAGCCAACCAACACGTGGGCCCGTTCCCGCGCCTTGGCCAATTCAAAGATCGTGCGCCGGCGGATGACTTCTTCGCGGAAGGCGACGAAGGCGACGATGATGTCCTTCAGGTTCATCATCTTCGGCCGGCCCTGGTCCAGGGCCAGCATATTGACGCCGAACGACGTCTGCAGCGGCGTGAAGCGGTACAACTGGGCCAGCACGACCTCTGGCTCGGCGTCGCGCTTGATCTCGACGACCACGCGCACGCCGTCGCGGTCGGACTCGTCGCGCAGGTCGGAAATGCCCTCGATCTTCTTGTCGCGCACGGCCTCGGCCATGATCTCGATCATGCGCGCCTTGTTCACCTGATAGGGAACCTCGTGAACGATAATGGCGAAACGGTCCTTGCGGATTTCCTCGATCGAGGTCTTGCCGCGCACGACCACGGAGCCGCGCCCCGTGTGATAGGCGGACAGGATGCCCTGCTTGCCGAGAATCTGCGCACCCGTGGGGAAATCCGGGCCCTGCACATGGTTGGCGATCAGCTCGTCGATGGTGATGTCGGGATTGTCGATATAGGCGCAACAGGCCGAGATCACTTCCCCCAGGTTATGGGGCGGAATGTTGGTCGCCATGCCAACGGCGATGCCCGCCGCCCCGTTGACCAGAAGGTTCGGGAAACCCGCCGGCAGAACCACCGGCTCACGCGAGGATTCGTCGTAGTTGGGCTGGAAATCCACCGTTTCCCGGTCGATATCCTCCAACAAGGCATGGGCGGAACGCGCCAGGCGCGCCTCTGTATACCGCATGGCGGCGGCACGGTCGCCGTCCATGGAGCCGTAGTTGCCCTGCCCGTCGACCAGCGGCAGGCGCATGGAGAAATTCTGCGCCAGGCG includes:
- a CDS encoding DUF1446 domain-containing protein, translating into MTTQTVYIGSGAGFAGDRIDAGLPVVETLARRDGPKYLIFEVMGERTLAIAQRIKMRNPELGYSPYLEPYLRGVLKAAKDAGVRIVANLGNANPLGGARKTLEIAKELGIEGLRVAVVLGDDLLGFMTAEDVAGLPTIEGVTIDGKEIVAANAYLGARPVAEALTLGTDVVLVGRTTDAALVLGPLIHEFGWAEDDWDRLAAGTLAGHLLECGGQVTGGYFCDPGFKDVPGMDELGFPIGEIGADGTIVITKAENTGGLVTKATVTEQILYEMHDPAAYLTPDVALDVTGVTLADDGKDRVRVLGAKGHPPPDTLKVTVSADGGWLGEAELTYAGPNALARANLAADIVRKRLASRGVKDPVRVEIVGAGAAFDNDASDRQRGANMPLDGEYRLRAAVRTDDKATAQYVNDEVLSLFCPGPAGGGGYRCSITGQVNTASVLVPRGPVEAQAKAEEVTA
- a CDS encoding LysR family transcriptional regulator translates to MTKPEPKPRAYASELSRFDWDDIALFLALVRHRSLSHAARSLSLTHSTVGRRIKTLEAALGAKLFERTPGGFLLTDRGEDLLREAEGIEAHIAQIATTFSGETAEVRGTIRVATMEALGSLYLAPRMLALYEQHPSINVELVTASHWVNLSKREADVLISFPRPSGHRITSEKIGEFALFLYASKDYLDRYGRPQTIEDLKNHRFIDYIDELVAIPAVRWMSDVLRDQNIVFRSTSLVAQYHAAAAGMGISMQPTFVADQDPRLERVLGDRLCVKRDFWLSMHDDLEHIPRIRNVHSFLKTLIQDNAEFLNGGLDAAAAINLDQSAR
- a CDS encoding carbon-nitrogen hydrolase family protein, whose amino-acid sequence is MNQKITVAAAHLAPVYLDARATVDKVCDYIHKAAAEGVQLIAFPESFVPGFPVWPALAAPIHNHDLFKRFVSQSIRVPGPEILKICSAARDTGMIVSIGISESTDRSVGCIWNTNLLIGADGSILNHHRKLVPTFYEKLVWSNGDGAGLRVVDTPLGRVGALICGENTNPLARFSLIAQGEQIHISSYPPVWPTHEPSANDRYDLASANRIRAAAHSFEGKVFNIVCAARLDDTAYEIISQINGDALRIVKESPPGVSMIVGPSGLAITESSKDEDQLLIEQIDLDDCIVPKQFHDVSGYYNRYDVFGLTVRRRDQAPAQFDDIGGEGRAVPFAALEAGALEDEAAAG
- a CDS encoding ABC transporter substrate-binding protein; protein product: MTKDVKSKPAKAPRSGQTRRSFLQTALAGGAAATTAYFGITHNAFAKASGPIVIGHQCELTGGFSSWGYWHDKCAQAAVKVINEGGGIAGRKVELAVADTESNPAAGARKLRSLIQRQKASFVVGSVHSGIMLASIPIATELKTPYFSAGEATEATGSKGSRYSFRTGTDTYALAAAGVPWAMENLGKNWTMIFPDYAWGHSHHQEHRKLIEAAGGKVNDPIAVPLGTKDLVPYLARIPEETEVLFSVFFGALSVAFYTQSKSMRLDEKMKMYSVSGTIEAIDPRDINGATEGVYFLENFPRPLEFKNDEYHAKFIEMMGVDPVYAKEESSGKVMAKSHAWQSYENFFALKAAIEASGWQSDKDTPGVIEALEGLKMENSLAHPQGSKILRAEDHSGMIDCYMSRVEDSKFVLKKRIPREDLMAKLPPRYDFRTHKL
- a CDS encoding ABC transporter ATP-binding protein: MTMLELNAVHAHYGKVHVLQGTSLQVQSGEAVGLLGRNGVGKTTTLKTIMGLVKATGGEIIFDGRNLTDIAPHTIPGTGIGYVPQGRGIFPSLSVKENLEIGLTKAPPSQVFDYVFDRFPRLKERLSQPGGTLSGGEQQMLAIARCLVMQPRLLILDEPTEGIMPILVQDIRREIKAVNDAGMSILLVEQNIKTALRLCSRIYIMEKGAVVHQATAQDLKDDKETLHRYLGVTV
- a CDS encoding ABC transporter ATP-binding protein — its product is MTATPILEIDGIEKHFGGLAALGGVHATVDSGKLTAVIGPNGAGKTTLFNVVTGILTPSAGAIRFMGQDITDCSVHEISRLGLARTLQIKSVFHGMTVRENLWIAAQSRLGVFRPFTAMKACRAANERADALLEELQLTHLAGQEAANLSYGDVALLEIGIALATEPKLLLLDEPICGMGPAETERTVEKIRELSKRIDIVIIEHDIEVVFDISDDIIVMALGTVLARGTPAEISENADVRAAYLGDDDA